One Pseudoalteromonas sp. NC201 DNA segment encodes these proteins:
- the udk gene encoding uridine kinase has protein sequence MTRTIIAIAGASASGKSLFSQTIYNELVNELASGTIAVIEEDAYYKDQSHLPIEHRTQTNYDHPDAFEHELLREHLTKLRLGESVEVPTYDYGQHTRSDKTRIVNPAKILIVEGILLLSDPALSEEFDIKVFIDTPLDICLLRRMQRDIEHRGRSLSSVVEQYQATVRPMFYQFIEPSKHNADLVVTRGGMNRVAIDIIKSKIKYLLQE, from the coding sequence GTGACACGAACTATTATAGCCATAGCTGGCGCATCTGCGTCTGGTAAGTCTCTTTTTAGTCAAACGATCTACAACGAATTAGTGAATGAGCTTGCCTCAGGCACTATCGCGGTAATCGAAGAGGACGCCTATTATAAAGATCAATCGCATTTACCTATAGAGCATCGTACTCAAACGAATTATGATCATCCTGATGCGTTTGAACACGAGTTGTTACGCGAGCATTTAACTAAGCTTCGCCTAGGTGAATCCGTAGAGGTTCCTACCTACGATTACGGACAGCATACACGTAGTGATAAAACCCGAATAGTAAACCCTGCTAAGATACTAATCGTCGAGGGTATATTACTACTGAGCGATCCTGCATTAAGTGAAGAGTTTGATATCAAGGTGTTCATTGATACACCTTTGGATATTTGTTTGCTGCGTCGCATGCAAAGAGATATAGAGCACAGAGGAAGAAGTCTGTCATCTGTGGTAGAACAATATCAGGCGACGGTAAGACCGATGTTTTATCAGTTTATCGAGCCATCCAAGCATAATGCCGACTTGGTTGTGACCCGTGGCGGTATGAATCGCGTTGCGATTGATATTATTAAAAGTAAAATAAAATATTTGCTACAAGAATAA
- a CDS encoding histone deacetylase family protein, translating to MNNPNLPLVYHANYSFNFDPKHRFVMSKFARLYQEVDALGLIHNNVYSPEPGDPSPLESVHCEQYIWDLWRNQLDAKMMRRIGLPWSEQLMARTFTAPLGTLKTAELALKHGIACHLAGGTHHAHYDFGSGFCMVNDLAFTATHLLDNNQITNALIFDLDVHQGDGTAAMLKHNPYVYTCSIHCEKNFPFRKHASDLDIGLEIGISDTHYLEIVAHTLESLLIDLNPDIVLYDAGVDVWQGDNLGKLDISWLGIAKRDALVLTLCQKHGVPVATVIGGGYDKDHQRLAKRHAIVVQQAAKL from the coding sequence TTGAACAACCCAAATTTACCACTAGTTTATCACGCTAATTACTCATTCAATTTTGACCCAAAGCACCGCTTCGTGATGAGTAAATTTGCGCGTCTATACCAAGAAGTAGACGCATTAGGGCTCATTCACAACAATGTTTATAGCCCTGAACCCGGCGACCCATCGCCACTTGAAAGCGTGCACTGCGAGCAATATATTTGGGACTTATGGCGTAATCAACTCGACGCTAAAATGATGCGCCGTATAGGTCTACCTTGGTCAGAGCAGCTTATGGCACGTACTTTTACTGCGCCTCTTGGAACGCTAAAAACTGCAGAACTGGCGCTTAAACATGGTATTGCATGCCATTTAGCCGGTGGCACGCACCACGCACATTATGATTTTGGCTCTGGTTTTTGCATGGTAAACGATCTCGCCTTTACGGCCACACATCTGCTCGACAATAATCAGATCACCAATGCCTTAATCTTTGACTTGGATGTTCATCAAGGTGACGGCACCGCTGCCATGTTGAAGCACAACCCGTATGTTTATACCTGCTCAATCCACTGTGAGAAAAACTTCCCATTCCGTAAACATGCTAGCGATTTAGATATTGGCTTAGAAATAGGGATCAGTGACACACACTACCTCGAAATTGTTGCACATACGCTTGAGTCATTATTGATTGACCTAAATCCAGATATCGTGCTGTACGACGCTGGTGTCGATGTTTGGCAAGGTGATAACTTAGGTAAATTAGATATCTCATGGCTTGGCATTGCGAAACGAGATGCACTGGTGCTGACGTTATGTCAAAAGCATGGTGTCCCTGTCGCAACCGTGATTGGTGGCGGATACGATAAAGATCACCAAAGATTAGCAAAGCGCCACGCGATTGTAGTGCAACAAGCTGCAAAACTTTAA
- the deoD gene encoding purine-nucleoside phosphorylase, with protein sequence MSTPHISAKPGDFAETVLMPGDPLRAKYIAENFLEDARQVTDVRNMFGFTGTYNGKPVSIMGSGMGIPSMSIYARELIVSFGVKNLIRIGTCGGISQDIKIRDVIFAQGASTDSNVNRARVRGYDFAAIADFGLLENGVNAARRLGIEAKVGNVFTTDTFYQADGEFYRELDKLGVMAVDMETAGLYGVAAEYGAKAMALFTVSDHVITGEATPPEERQSTFNEMVKIALESI encoded by the coding sequence ATGAGCACTCCACACATTAGCGCAAAGCCAGGTGATTTTGCAGAAACGGTATTAATGCCGGGCGATCCACTAAGAGCAAAATACATTGCAGAAAACTTTTTGGAAGATGCTCGTCAGGTAACTGACGTTCGCAACATGTTTGGTTTTACTGGTACTTACAATGGTAAGCCAGTTAGCATCATGGGTTCAGGCATGGGTATTCCATCTATGTCAATCTACGCTCGTGAGCTTATTGTTAGCTTTGGTGTTAAGAACCTGATCCGCATCGGTACATGTGGTGGTATTAGTCAAGACATCAAGATCCGCGATGTGATCTTTGCACAAGGCGCAAGCACAGACTCAAATGTGAATCGTGCTCGTGTACGTGGCTATGACTTCGCTGCAATTGCTGATTTTGGTTTATTAGAAAATGGCGTAAACGCTGCTCGCCGTTTAGGTATTGAAGCAAAAGTTGGTAATGTTTTCACTACAGATACTTTCTATCAAGCCGATGGCGAATTTTATAGAGAATTAGACAAGCTAGGCGTAATGGCTGTTGATATGGAAACAGCTGGTTTATACGGTGTAGCGGCTGAATATGGTGCAAAAGCGATGGCACTATTCACAGTAAGTGATCATGTTATTACTGGTGAGGCAACGCCACCAGAAGAACGTCAAAGCACGTTCAATGAAATGGTTAAAATTGCGCTAGAGTCAATTTAA
- a CDS encoding ferredoxin--NADP reductase — MSQWVKGEIVEITHWTPTLFSIKFEADIAPFKAGQYTKLSLQQGEKRIARAYSFVNPPSEPIHEVLLVEVPDGNLSVPLHQLQVGDELDVTYQANGFFTLDELPPCDTLWMISTGTAVGPFLSMLREGDVWQKVKRVILIHGVRLNADLCYREELEQLQQQRDGFTYVPLVTRQKPELGCQGRVTELIENKQLLTHLGYKQFPDSSHFMLCGNPEMVKQLSAQLQSMGYERHRRAKPGQITVEQYW; from the coding sequence ATGTCGCAATGGGTAAAAGGAGAAATCGTCGAAATCACACATTGGACGCCCACATTATTTAGTATCAAATTTGAAGCGGATATCGCACCGTTTAAGGCTGGTCAATATACTAAATTGAGTTTGCAACAAGGGGAAAAGCGCATCGCGCGAGCATATTCTTTTGTAAACCCGCCGTCAGAACCAATTCATGAAGTATTGTTAGTCGAAGTACCCGACGGTAACCTCTCTGTGCCTTTACATCAGCTACAAGTCGGTGATGAGCTAGATGTAACTTACCAAGCAAACGGTTTTTTTACACTAGATGAGCTACCACCTTGCGATACGCTTTGGATGATAAGCACAGGTACAGCGGTTGGCCCATTTTTGTCTATGCTCAGAGAAGGTGACGTGTGGCAGAAGGTTAAGCGGGTGATCCTTATTCATGGTGTACGCCTAAATGCAGATTTGTGTTACCGTGAAGAGCTTGAGCAGTTGCAACAACAAAGAGACGGCTTTACTTATGTGCCGCTCGTCACACGGCAAAAACCAGAGCTCGGTTGTCAGGGCCGTGTCACCGAACTGATAGAAAATAAGCAATTATTAACTCACCTAGGCTATAAGCAGTTTCCTGATAGTAGCCATTTTATGCTCTGTGGTAACCCCGAAATGGTGAAACAATTAAGTGCTCAGTTGCAGAGTATGGGATATGAACGCCACAGGCGAGCCAAACCTGGACAGATCACCGTTGAGCAATATTGGTGA
- a CDS encoding TPR end-of-group domain-containing protein: MKSIVLFILLVACSFTSMANEQTTSKKPTENQQQQALSQLQEPMYRPLIERYILDELRAVREDQMRLRADIEKKISHSQLDTADRAITYTTDTINNVLFLITAAASILVVVGWTSFRDIKSKVEDIVSLRVGTITDEYEKRLQVIEEKLRERSEEILNNQKKISITNEVHSLWMRANLESDMNSKIEIYDEILNRKPEDVEAIAYKADALLELGQTNTAIALCNQALEIDSDYGYAYWQRACAYSMLYKHADAMADIRMALEYAPNLKNELQHEPAFASLADNQSFNELVNS; the protein is encoded by the coding sequence ATGAAAAGCATAGTACTATTTATCCTACTCGTCGCTTGTAGTTTTACTAGCATGGCGAATGAACAAACAACGTCAAAAAAGCCGACAGAAAACCAACAACAACAGGCTTTGTCGCAATTACAAGAGCCCATGTATAGGCCCTTAATTGAGCGTTATATTCTTGATGAATTAAGAGCTGTTAGAGAAGATCAAATGCGCTTAAGAGCTGATATTGAAAAGAAAATCAGTCACTCTCAGCTAGATACTGCAGATCGCGCGATTACCTACACCACAGATACCATCAACAATGTGCTCTTTTTGATTACAGCGGCCGCGTCCATCTTAGTGGTTGTTGGTTGGACTTCTTTTAGAGATATTAAGAGTAAAGTAGAAGATATCGTTAGCCTGCGCGTTGGCACGATCACCGATGAATATGAAAAGCGCCTTCAGGTTATTGAAGAAAAATTACGCGAACGCTCTGAAGAAATCCTCAATAACCAGAAGAAAATATCCATAACGAATGAAGTACACTCTCTGTGGATGCGGGCAAATCTTGAGAGTGACATGAACTCTAAAATTGAGATCTACGATGAGATCCTAAATCGCAAACCTGAAGATGTCGAGGCGATTGCCTACAAAGCTGATGCTTTATTAGAGCTTGGTCAAACCAACACGGCAATTGCTTTGTGTAATCAAGCGCTAGAAATAGACAGTGACTATGGTTATGCCTATTGGCAACGAGCATGTGCTTACTCGATGCTTTACAAGCACGCAGATGCGATGGCCGACATCCGTATGGCTTTGGAATATGCGCCTAACTTAAAGAACGAGCTGCAACACGAGCCAGCGTTTGCGAGTCTTGCAGACAACCAAAGCTTTAACGAGCTGGTGAATAGTTAA
- a CDS encoding NupC/NupG family nucleoside CNT transporter — translation MTTIMSLVGMMMLLGVAFACSTNRSAINKRTVGVAFLLQVLIGGFVLFIEAGKNVLASMSSAVAKVISYANDGIGFLFGPLAKQDSLGFIFAIQVLPVIVFFSALVAVLYHLGIMNWIIKILGGGLQKLLQTSRPESLSATANIFVGQTEAPLIVKPFIPKMTQSELFAVMVGGLATVAGSVMAGYVAIGVELKYLIAASFMAAPGGFLMAKMIVPETEKPHENLSDVDSGDDKPVNVIDAAASGASSGMHLALNVGAMLLAFVALIALLNGLLGSIGGIFDYPTLTLQEILGYVFAPVAWLLGVPWSEAVTAGSFIGQKLVVNEFVAYLDYMNYRDTLSTHTQAIVTFALCGFANLSSIAILLGGLGGMAPSRRKDIARLGLRAVLAGSMANLMSAAIAGFFLSLA, via the coding sequence ATGACAACAATTATGAGCTTAGTGGGCATGATGATGCTCCTAGGCGTAGCATTTGCGTGTTCGACAAATCGCAGTGCTATTAATAAGCGTACCGTAGGCGTTGCATTTTTACTGCAAGTCCTTATTGGTGGCTTTGTACTCTTTATTGAAGCGGGTAAAAATGTATTAGCTTCAATGTCTAGCGCGGTTGCCAAAGTGATTAGCTATGCTAATGACGGTATCGGTTTCTTGTTCGGGCCATTAGCCAAACAAGACTCGCTAGGGTTTATCTTTGCGATTCAGGTATTACCAGTGATCGTGTTCTTCTCAGCGCTCGTTGCTGTGTTGTATCACCTTGGTATTATGAACTGGATCATTAAAATTTTGGGTGGTGGCTTGCAAAAGTTACTACAAACGTCACGACCAGAGTCGCTTTCAGCTACGGCAAATATTTTTGTCGGCCAAACGGAAGCCCCTTTGATCGTAAAACCGTTTATTCCAAAAATGACGCAATCAGAGTTGTTTGCAGTTATGGTGGGCGGTTTGGCGACGGTGGCAGGCTCTGTTATGGCGGGCTATGTGGCGATTGGTGTTGAGCTTAAATACCTCATTGCCGCGAGCTTTATGGCAGCTCCTGGTGGTTTCTTAATGGCAAAAATGATTGTACCAGAAACCGAGAAGCCACACGAAAACCTATCTGATGTAGATAGTGGTGATGATAAACCAGTAAACGTAATTGATGCGGCAGCATCTGGTGCATCAAGCGGTATGCACTTGGCACTGAACGTAGGTGCAATGCTACTTGCGTTTGTGGCACTTATTGCGCTACTAAACGGTTTACTAGGCAGTATTGGTGGAATTTTTGATTACCCAACACTGACGCTACAAGAAATTTTAGGCTACGTCTTTGCCCCTGTTGCTTGGCTACTTGGGGTACCTTGGTCGGAAGCCGTGACGGCAGGTAGTTTTATCGGCCAAAAATTGGTAGTTAACGAGTTTGTTGCCTACCTAGATTATATGAATTATCGCGATACGTTGAGCACGCACACTCAAGCGATTGTCACATTTGCTTTATGTGGATTTGCTAACTTATCGTCGATTGCCATCTTACTAGGCGGACTTGGTGGTATGGCCCCAAGTCGTAGAAAGGATATCGCTCGCCTAGGGCTCAGAGCAGTGTTAGCAGGGTCTATGGCTAACCTCATGAGTGCAGCAATTGCAGGTTTCTTCCTCTCGCTAGCTTAG
- a CDS encoding substrate-binding periplasmic protein translates to MKLAIYSLIILSLTSLSASAKELLVVTEEWKPYNFTNDKGEVVGRATKKVREVLAAAEVDYEIKVYPWVRAMKIAKERPNTMIYSIYRTAERETDYEWACPLIRPVGVYFFKLNTRKDIQVASLEDAKQYTSAVVKGNIYYDFLIQHGFTQGDHLMVAADSKSFYKLFFKGRIDLVMSTEYIMSEELKAAGLNYDEVVPLIEVTKATQQRGCMAFSKDTEPMLIERIRRALAKHNQEFVGS, encoded by the coding sequence ATGAAATTAGCGATTTATAGCCTGATTATACTCTCTTTAACGAGTTTGAGTGCCTCTGCAAAAGAGCTACTGGTGGTGACCGAAGAGTGGAAGCCGTACAACTTCACCAATGACAAAGGTGAGGTTGTTGGGAGAGCAACAAAAAAGGTAAGGGAAGTGCTTGCTGCTGCTGAAGTTGACTACGAGATAAAAGTTTACCCTTGGGTACGGGCAATGAAAATTGCCAAAGAGCGCCCAAATACAATGATTTACTCTATTTATCGTACCGCTGAGCGTGAAACTGACTATGAATGGGCATGCCCTTTGATCCGCCCTGTGGGCGTGTATTTCTTCAAGCTTAATACGCGCAAAGATATTCAAGTGGCTTCATTGGAAGATGCTAAGCAATACACTTCTGCAGTAGTAAAAGGCAATATCTATTATGATTTTTTGATTCAACACGGATTTACTCAAGGAGATCATTTGATGGTCGCCGCCGACTCCAAAAGCTTTTACAAACTCTTTTTCAAAGGGCGGATAGATCTTGTAATGTCAACGGAATATATCATGAGTGAAGAACTTAAGGCGGCCGGGCTCAATTATGATGAGGTTGTACCTCTGATAGAAGTAACCAAAGCTACTCAACAGCGTGGCTGTATGGCATTTAGCAAGGATACAGAACCTATGTTAATAGAGAGAATTAGGCGTGCTCTGGCAAAGCACAATCAAGAGTTTGTTGGATCATAA
- a CDS encoding response regulator: protein MAKISVYLVDDQALVRQGMQALLSLSGDIICSGSCGSGSEFIQQVQLNQITADIVLLDMRMPELDGVDVLTELLPLAINFKVIILTTFNDTAKLKLALELGAKGCLLKDVDLEELIDAVRQVHQGELIIQDELAETLLKPDPTLDKLTTREKDILKLIAKGYSNKEIANTLYKAEGTIRNSVSCLLAKLQVRDRTQATLKAKALGFGD from the coding sequence ATGGCTAAAATATCAGTTTACCTAGTCGATGATCAGGCGCTTGTGCGCCAAGGTATGCAAGCACTGCTTTCGCTGAGTGGTGACATTATTTGTTCTGGAAGTTGTGGCAGCGGCAGTGAGTTCATTCAACAGGTTCAATTAAACCAAATTACAGCTGACATTGTACTTTTAGATATGCGGATGCCTGAGCTAGATGGTGTCGATGTGCTCACCGAGCTTTTGCCTTTGGCTATAAACTTTAAAGTCATTATCCTCACTACCTTCAACGATACTGCAAAGCTAAAATTAGCCCTAGAACTTGGTGCTAAAGGCTGCCTTCTTAAGGACGTGGACTTAGAAGAGCTAATTGATGCCGTTCGACAAGTCCATCAAGGTGAACTCATCATCCAAGACGAGCTTGCTGAGACCCTACTAAAACCTGACCCCACTTTAGATAAGCTCACCACACGAGAAAAGGATATTTTAAAACTAATCGCGAAAGGATATTCCAATAAGGAAATCGCCAACACATTATATAAAGCGGAAGGTACCATCCGTAACTCGGTTTCTTGCTTGCTAGCAAAACTACAAGTACGAGACAGAACACAAGCAACACTGAAAGCTAAAGCGCTCGGCTTCGGGGATTGA
- a CDS encoding sensor histidine kinase: MSAFFRYPTAWLVTTIFTWLAVAIPSLVYAQQKAQWLPWVQHIGVLILVLLCINESEKYYGYKVRYSMLFVLALLIQSINLTSPAAIHLIYNVKLVGILAFYVPLSFALGYILVTSCLYVASQYFFWGHGFEYLNAVLFACFQLFAYVVCKRMQKEQEAKEALQLAHSQLSATQSLLSQSIAKQERLQLARELHDDVGHQITSLIVNLDVARRTAAAPLTELLDSCYLQAKDTLKCIRDLVSDKRSNEHIDLHDALLRLTESIPRLNIELDYEHHPLLEKLSYANCILKCCQEAITNTLKHAKADKMQVRVYCQQGLKVQISDNGITLNSIRFGNGLAGMQERIQELGGSLDVSTHQGVTLTIHFGTTNG; encoded by the coding sequence ATGTCGGCGTTTTTTCGCTATCCGACGGCTTGGTTAGTAACAACCATTTTCACTTGGTTAGCCGTTGCAATACCAAGTTTGGTTTATGCTCAGCAAAAAGCACAATGGCTGCCTTGGGTACAGCATATCGGTGTTTTGATCCTCGTGCTTTTATGTATCAATGAATCCGAAAAATACTATGGCTACAAGGTTAGATATTCGATGCTGTTTGTATTGGCGCTTTTGATCCAGTCAATTAATCTTACCTCCCCCGCCGCAATTCATCTCATTTACAATGTAAAACTCGTTGGGATCCTTGCTTTTTATGTTCCTTTGAGCTTTGCGCTTGGATATATCCTAGTTACCTCTTGCTTGTATGTTGCGTCGCAATACTTTTTTTGGGGACATGGCTTTGAATATCTCAACGCAGTGTTATTTGCCTGTTTTCAGTTATTTGCGTACGTGGTGTGTAAAAGAATGCAAAAGGAACAAGAAGCCAAAGAAGCGCTACAACTCGCCCACAGTCAGCTATCTGCAACGCAGTCTCTGCTAAGCCAAAGTATTGCTAAACAAGAGCGGCTTCAATTAGCACGAGAGTTACATGACGACGTTGGACATCAAATAACCAGTCTGATTGTAAATTTAGATGTCGCAAGACGAACTGCAGCGGCACCATTGACCGAGCTATTAGATAGCTGCTATTTGCAAGCTAAAGACACCCTAAAATGTATTCGCGATTTAGTCAGCGACAAGCGTAGCAACGAGCATATCGATCTCCATGATGCTTTGCTGAGGCTTACTGAATCTATCCCTCGTCTTAACATTGAACTCGACTATGAACATCACCCATTACTCGAGAAACTAAGTTATGCCAATTGCATTCTAAAATGCTGCCAAGAGGCCATCACCAATACCTTGAAGCACGCCAAGGCGGATAAAATGCAAGTACGAGTGTATTGTCAACAAGGATTAAAAGTACAAATAAGCGATAACGGCATTACCTTAAATAGTATTCGATTTGGAAATGGTCTGGCTGGTATGCAGGAGCGGATCCAAGAACTCGGCGGCAGTCTTGATGTGTCAACTCATCAAGGCGTAACATTAACTATCCATTTTGGGACGACAAATGGCTAA
- a CDS encoding phosphopentomutase: MARAIILMADSLGIGAAPDAEKFGDVGANTLAHLLQAYKEEKGQALDLPNLSKLGLIAACEAAGKETCAVAQTIEPSAAWGYAKELSSGKDTPSGHWEMAGVPVLFEWGYFPNTNPCFPQEFIDELCKRADIPGILGNCYASGTTILEQLGEEHVQSGKPICYTSVDSVFQIAAHEQSFGLDKLYQVCEIARALLDEMNIGRVIARPFIGTSSADFIRTGNRRDYSVLPPSPTVLDKLANDGGEVISIGKIADIYAHQGITQKHKAPGLLNLLAKTSEVMDTAPDHSLIFTNLVDFDEKFGHRRNAVGYAEALAEFDAFLPEIIAKLKADDLLLVTADHGCDPTAEGTDHTREYVPVLAYTPGMNNTPLGERQSFADIGQTLAQWFDLDATQYGEGFKAEIKA; encoded by the coding sequence ATGGCAAGAGCAATCATTTTAATGGCGGATAGCCTAGGCATTGGCGCAGCACCGGACGCAGAAAAGTTTGGTGACGTAGGCGCGAATACTCTCGCTCATTTATTACAGGCGTATAAAGAAGAAAAAGGACAAGCGTTAGACTTACCTAATCTTTCTAAACTAGGCCTTATTGCAGCATGTGAAGCTGCAGGTAAAGAAACCTGCGCCGTGGCGCAAACCATAGAGCCAAGTGCTGCTTGGGGATATGCAAAAGAATTATCGAGTGGTAAAGACACGCCGTCTGGCCACTGGGAAATGGCTGGGGTGCCAGTATTGTTTGAGTGGGGTTACTTCCCAAATACTAACCCATGCTTCCCACAAGAATTTATAGATGAGTTGTGCAAACGTGCAGACATCCCTGGTATTTTGGGTAACTGTTACGCGTCGGGCACAACGATTTTAGAACAGCTGGGTGAAGAACACGTACAAAGCGGCAAGCCGATTTGCTACACCTCAGTTGATAGCGTCTTTCAAATAGCCGCTCATGAACAATCGTTCGGACTTGACAAGCTTTATCAAGTATGTGAAATCGCACGGGCACTGCTTGATGAAATGAATATAGGACGAGTGATTGCGCGGCCATTTATAGGCACTTCAAGTGCCGACTTTATTCGTACTGGTAACCGTCGAGACTATTCGGTATTACCGCCTTCGCCGACTGTGCTAGATAAGCTAGCCAATGACGGTGGCGAAGTAATTAGTATTGGTAAAATTGCAGATATTTATGCGCATCAAGGGATCACGCAAAAGCACAAAGCGCCTGGTCTTTTGAATCTGCTAGCAAAGACAAGCGAAGTGATGGACACAGCACCAGACCATAGTCTTATCTTCACCAACTTAGTCGACTTCGATGAAAAGTTTGGTCACCGCAGAAATGCAGTGGGATATGCAGAAGCACTTGCTGAGTTTGACGCATTTTTACCGGAAATTATTGCCAAACTAAAAGCTGATGACTTGCTTTTAGTGACTGCCGACCATGGTTGTGATCCAACCGCAGAAGGCACAGATCATACGCGAGAGTACGTGCCTGTATTGGCGTATACACCGGGTATGAACAATACTCCGTTAGGAGAAAGACAAAGTTTTGCTGACATAGGTCAAACGCTTGCCCAGTGGTTTGATTTAGATGCAACGCAGTACGGTGAAGGCTTTAAGGCCGAGATAAAAGCCTAA